Within Eggerthella sp. YY7918, the genomic segment TCATGATAGCTATGGTGTTCCTCGTGACCACCGAGAATCGGGTTTGTACGCCAGCTGCATTTGATGAGGGAAAGGCCTGATGACATTGCGCGTGTTTGACCTGCATTGCGACACGCTTGATCGACTTGCGTTTTATGGTGACGCTTCGGTGCCGGGTGGGTTCGCTGAGCATGATGCGGCTATCCCGGCTGATCGCATGGCGACGCTTGCCGACAACGACGCGCATATCTCGCTTGCCCGCATGGCGGGATTCGCCTGGTGTCAGTGCTTTGCGGCATTCATTCCGGACGTGGTACACGGCGATGTCGCATGGGATCTGTTCGAGCGCGTGCAGCGTGTGTGGGAGCGTGAGCTTGAATGCTGCACCGACCGGCTGGTGCGGGCGCATACTATGGCCGACGTGGAGACCGCGCATGCAGCAGGGAAGACAGCGGGAATATTTACCGTGGAAGGTGCATCGTTTCTTGAGGACAATGCTGCTGCCGAGGTGCGGCTTGATGCGCTTGCCGAGGCGGGGGTGCGTATGGTCACGCTCACGTGGAATGGTCCGAATGCGCTTGGAAGCGGTAACGATACGACCGATGGGCTCACGGCCTTTGGCCGTGTGACCGTGCGCGAGCTGGAGCGTCGCGGTATAGTGGTGGACGTGTCGCACCTCAATGATGAGGGTTTCAAGGATGTATGCGCTGTTGCCGAGCGTCCCTTTGTCGCTTCGCACTCTAACGCACGCGTTCTATGCGGTCACCCGCGCAATCTCGCCGACTGGCAGTTGTGCGAACTTGCCGATCGCGGTGGCATTGTGGGTCTCAATTTCTGTCGTGATTTCCTCTCCGAGGTTCATCCCGACCCAACGCCCGATGACGTGCTGCGCCATGTCGATCACGTGTTGGAAGTGGCCGGCGAGGACGTTCCTGCGCTCGGCAGCGACTATGATGGCTGCGACGTACCTACGTGGCTCGACCCTTGCGACCATATTGGCACGCTCCATGATCTCCTCACGCACCAGTTCGGTCGCACAGTAGCTGACAAACTTTTCTTCGAAAACGCCCGCACCTTCTTCACTCGCCTCGAGGGCTAAAAGTTTAGCCAACAACTGACTCTCTGTTCAAACGTGCGTGATGGACGTTTCGTGAGGGGGATTGCTTAGTCCGAAATCAGACTTATACTGCCGTAGGTACGAAATCGGACTGGGTAACGGAGGAAACGTGGATAGGAAGAGCCAGGAAAAGGCGCTTCGGGAATATAACGGGCTGTATCGCTTCTCGAATGAGATATATCACGACGCGGCGCTGGCTGCGGGGCTGTCTGACAGCGCGTTTGATATTTTGTACTGCCTGTACGATATGGGTGACGGCTGCTCGCAAAAGGATATTTGCGAAGCGTGGTACCTGACCAAGCAAACGGTAAACTCGTCGGTGCACAAGCTTGTGCGCGAGGGCGTGGTATATCTGGATACAGAAGGTGGTCGAGGTACGCGCCTGTATCTGACAAAATCGGGGCGTGCGCTGGTGGAAGCCCGCATTGCGCCCATTATTGAGATAGAAAAATCCGCTTTTGCCGCCATGTCGGAGGAAGAGTGTGACGAGCTTTTGCGGCTCATGCGCTTGTACCTCGGACGATTGCGCGAGCAAGTGGATGTGTTCAAACAAGAAGGGGTGCGCTGATGGCTATCAAGCTTTCGGATCACTTTACCTATGGGCGGCTGGTGCGCTTTGCGCTGCCGTCGATTGCCATGATGATATTCACGTCCATCTACAGCGTGGTGGACGGTCTTTTTGTGTCCAACTTTGCGGGCAAAGAGGCGCTTGCCGCGGTGAACCTGGTATTCCCCTTGGCCATGGGTTTAGGTTCGGTCGGCTTTATGCTGGGTACGGGTGGCGCAGCCCTCGTGGCTAAAACGATGGGCGAGGGCGATGCCGTGCGCGCGAATCGCCTGTTCAGTTTCATCTCGCTGGCGGCGGTGACCGCAGGCATAGTGCTGGCTTTTGTGGGCGTGGTTGCGCTTGAACCGGTGCTCGCACTCTTGGGTGCGCAGGGATCGCTCATGGAGCAAAGCCTCTTGTATGGTCGCATCCTGGTGGTGGCGCTGCCGCTGTTCATTGTGCAGAACGTATTTTTGAGTTTCTTTATTGCGGCCGAGAAGCCGCAGATGGGGCTTATCGTCACCGTGGCGGCGGGCGTGACAAATATCGTGCTCGACTTTGTGTTCATCGTGGTGTTCGGTTGGGGCATTGCCGGTGCGGCCCTTGCCACGGCGGCGGGTCAGGCGCTCGCAGCGGTGGCTGCGGCTCTGTTCTTTGCTCGCAGTAAGACCAGCCGTCTGCGTTTCACGCGGCCCCTCGTGGACTTTCGGGCGCTCGGCGCTACCTGCGTGAACGGCTCCTCGGAGCTTATGACCGAGGTGGCGGCTTCTGTGGTGAGTATGCTCTACAACTACCAGCTTATGATGATCGCGGGGGCGGACGGCGTGGCGGCCTATGGCGTCATCATGTACGTGAACTTTATCTTCACGGCGGTGTTCTTCGGTTTTGCCATGGGCACCGGCCCGGTGGTGAGCTTCCACTACGGCGCGCGCAACGAAAACGAGCTTAAGGGGCTTTTTCGTAAGAGCATGATCCTGGTAGGAGGCACGGGTGCAGCCATGGTGGCGGCCTCGCAGCTGCTTGCTGGGCCGCTCGTGAACGTGTTTGTGGGATACGACCCCGCGCTTGCTGCCATGACGCTGCACGGGTTCCGCATCTACGCGGTGTCGTTTTTGGTGTGCGGGTTCAACATCTACGGCTCGGCGTTTTTCACGGCGCTTAACAACGGCAAGGTGTCGGCGCTTATCAGCTTCATGCGTACGCTCGTGTTTGAAACGTCGACGGTTATGCTGCTGCCGCTGGTGTGGGGCATCGACGGCGTGTGGAGCGCCATCATCGTGGCCGAGGCGTGCGCGCTCGTGCTGACGACGTTCTTCCTTGTCTACCTGCGCAAACCCTACGGCTACGCCTAGAGTTCCCGCGACAAACGGTGCTGGGATTTACAGCCGTCGGTTAGCGGTAACAGGTGGCATTTACCTTCGCGATGGGTTTGCCAAGGTCGTCTTCGACAAGAATGGTGTAGAAACTGACATGACGTCCCGGCTTGTCGCAGGTGGCCGTCGCGGTAAGCTTTGTTCCTTTTGTCGATCGGAGAAAGCTGATAGTCGAGTCCAAGCCAACCGTGGGCTCCTCGCCGATGTTGCAGCATATGGCCAAAGCGAAGTCGGCCAGTGTAAAGATAGCACCGCCCATGACGCTTCCCAAAGCATTGCGATGGATGTCGCTCAGCTCCATTTCCGCTACGGCGTGTCCGCGCTTGCCGGATACCACGCGGCATCCGGCTGCCTCGGTGGCGAAGCGATCTTTTGCAAACACGGCTTCTATCTGGTCGATCGTGGGATTGTCGGGAAGCATATAAGGTCCTCTCTCGTCAAAGGTGAAGATGCCCCGCACAGGACGGGGCATCGAGGTTCGTAAGGGGCAGTGTTATGAAACCGGGGTTGCGATGGTGGCGTACAGCTCAAGCCATTGGCCATCTTTGACGGTCACGGTTTGTGTTCCCCCAGCAATAACATATTTTTCTTCGATGATGGAGTCCTCGTCGAAGCGGATGTCTTTCATTACGTAGGCTGCACAGGTTTGGTCGGTGTTCACCGCGGCCTCTTTATCTACGGTGATGTTGTAGGTGCCAGCGGGCAGGTCGGTTCCTACGCGGTACAAGCCCGATCGGTAGGGATCAGCAGAGGGATGAAAGTCGGCACGATTGGCCAAATACATACGTGCGGTGTCGCCGCCCAAGAAGACGATTGCATCGCCCTCTTCCAATTCGGTGAAGTAATTACCGAAGTAGGAAATGGTTTTTTCGATTTCGTAGACACCGTTTTCGTAGTCGTCAAACACGTGGAATTTTCCTTCTTCGGTTTGACTGCCTTCGATGAAGTAAAGTCCTGGCTCAAGGTCTTTGCCAACACCCACCTCGTAAACGCCAGACGACGCACGTCCGTCCTCAATCGTATTGGGCAGATCAGTGCCTATGGCAGCTTTGATGTCATCGATTGTGAAGCCGCCCGAGATGCTGCTATCCGACGAACCTGAATCGTAGTCGTAGTTGTAATCATATCCGTAGCGATCGCTGTGGCGCGGATCGAAAGATCCGTTGTAGTCGGAGTCAAAATACAGGGCGCACGATACGCACCCCACGCAGCCGCCAATTCCTAGAAGAAAGACAAGCAAACATGCAATGAGCACCCATGGCCATACCTTTTTCTTTGGTGCGGGCTGTGCAGGCATGGGATACGGGGGCTGCACTGGATAGGGCGGATACGGAGGCTGTTGACCCGCGTACCCGTAGGGTTGCTGGGGTTGCTGAGGCTGGCCGTAGGGCTGTTGTGGTTGTCCATAAGATTGAGGTTGGCCATAGGGCTGCGCACCGTACCCGTTCGGCTGCTGTGGCGAAGCCGAAGGTGGCGGAGGCGGGGGAGTCGAGCCATCGGGCATGATAGGAGGGCGTTCAGGTTCACTCATGCGTATACTCCTTGCTGACGCAGTGCGTTATTCTTTCGGCGCACGAAGCGCTTCGGCCGTTGTCTCAATGAGCGAGACGGCGCCTTCGGGACATGCATCAACGCATAAGCCACAACCGATGCAGTAGCGGATGTCGTAGCCAAGCAGCTCATTTGCGGGGTTGACGAAACGTGCGCCTGTAGGGCAAACCTGCGTGCAGGCATGGATGTTTGTGCATAGATCACAAGCGGTCTCGGAGACGACAAGAGGTATGCGCGAGGCGATGGCGGGATCGACCTCAAGCGCCTCGAGCAACATTTTACGCTTCGGCCACATTGTTTTGCGAGCCTGCCCTTCAGGGGCAAAGTCCGCAAACGTAATACCGTCGCTCAATTGAAGGCGTGCTTGTGCACGAGCGCGTTCGCGACGATCCAGAAACTCGTGAAGGACCTCTGAGTTTCGAAGCCGTCGTTTGCCGGAAGCGATGTCGCCAACATCTCCCACAAGGTTGCTGAAAGCGCTTCGCCGGTCAACACCTACGGGATTGGCGAGATCTTTTACAAGATTCTCTTTTTCGGGGATGAGATCGATATATCCGACGTTATTTCCGCTGTAATGCTCCGCCGTTTCGATGGCGTGGGTGTACAGCGTCTCTCCCATGGCGCCCGCCCGGTCGCAGTCGGCGCAGTAGGCCAGATCGGCTGCAATTTTGATCGGAATATTTTCCGTCAGCACAAGCGTCCAAAACTCAGGCGAAAGCGTGGCCAAGCACGGCAGAACTACCACGTTTGCTGCCGGCTCAAGACCGGGAAAGATATTCTCTTTGCACGTGAGCACCACATCTTCGCCACGCTGGGCGATGCGGCGAAATCGTTCATGCAAATCTTCCATCGTTACGCGCGAAGAGGAGAACGCGTCGCATATTCCCAGGCAGATGCCGCAATAGGTGCATGCGTCGGCATCGATGACGGGCAGACCGTCTTCGTTAAAAGAAATCGCATCGTGTGGACAGGCAAGAGCGCACCGTTCGCATTCCGCACCAGCGGTGCGTACGCAAAAGTCTCGCAATACGACTATTCGATTCTGCCGGGCAACCGTATCTTTGTCGTCGTTCTGAGCGGAGAGGGGTTGAGTCGAAGGATCTTCCGGCGATGTCGCATGAGGTCCTTCAATCTCGGCCGCTTCGCTGCCTCCGCTTTGGATAACAGGGGAGTTGTCAGCCACCGAATACCTCTTTCGTTACGTAATCAATGCGTGCGAGCACGTCTTCACGCGGGAGCAGCTCGATGCTTTCAAACAGCGGCGGCGATACCATGTTGCCGCATACGGCCACGCGCAAGGGCTGGAACAAGAGTTTCGGTTTAAGCTCCAGCTCTTCACCGAGCGCCCGGCACGCCTCTTCCAGGCTTTTGGCTTCCCAGGCACGACTTTCGTCAGCGAGTATGCTGCGACACGCAACCAACGCCTCGTCAGCACGAGCGCCTTCTTTTTTGAGCACCTTGTTCACGCTCTTTTCGTCCAGCTCGCGCACTTCGGGTCCCCAGAACATGAAAGCGAGCTTGCCGGGAATTTCATCAAGGCGCTGCAAGCGTTCAGCTACAAGCGGATAGAGCCCCAAATAGAACTCGGGCCGTGCGGCCACATCGTCGGCGGTGGCACCCAGCTCAAAGAGCCAGGGTAGCGATGCCTGCACCCAAGCGGCAGCGCCCATGTCCTTGATGTACTGACCGTTCATCCAGTCGAGCTTCGTTTCGTCGAATACGGCGTCCTTCTTGGTTACGCGCTCAAGGGAAAATTCATGACACAGGGTTTCTCGGTCGATGAGGGTCGTCTCTCCGTCGAGCGACCAACCCAGCAGGGCCAGAAAGTTCACCATAGCATCGGGCAGGTAGCCGCGCTCAGCGAATTCTTCCACGGAAGCCGCGCCGTGGCGCTTCGACAGCTTCTTGCCGTCGGGGCCGAGGATCATTGACAAGTGCGCGAACGTGGGCACGTCGAATCCAAGTGCCTCGTAGATAAGAATTTGGCGCGGAGTGTTTGACAGATGATCGTCACCACGGATGACGTGCGTGATGCCCATGTTGGCATCGTCGCACACCACCGCGAAGTTGTAGGTGGGGGAGCCGTCCGTGCGCACGACGATCATGTCGTCCATGACCTCGGCGGGGAAGCTCACATGACCATACACCGCGTCATCGAATTCGATGGGGCCATGGTTCTCGGGCACGCGCAAACGCCACACATGCGGCTCGCCGGCTTCAATGCGTGCGGCGGCTTCGGCGGGATCAAGATTGCGGCACGTGCGATCATAGCCCGAATAACCGCCCTCGGTTGCCTCAGCCTGAGCGCGCTTGACGTCAAGCTCCTCCTTCGTGCAGAAGCAGGGATACACACTACCGCGCTCCTTCATCAGCTCAAGCGCCGCGGTATAGGTATCCATGCGCTGCGTCTGGAAGTAAGGACCAGATGCGCCCCCCACCTCGGGACCCTCGTCCCAGTCCAGCCCTAGCCACTTCATAGCGTTCAAAATAACCTGTACGTTTTCTTCGGTAGAGCGCTCCGGATCGGTGTCCTCGATGCGCAGAATGAAGTCGCCGCCCGTCGCACGGGCAAACGCCCAGTTATAAATAGCCGTTCGAGCTCCGCCAACATGCAGTCGCCCCGTAGGAGAAGGCGCAAACCGCACCCTCACATTCATCTTATTCGTATCAGTCAAAGTACTCATATCCTCTATCACCTTATACTTCAATGGCTAACAAGCGTGATTGTGGGTAGATGCGTGCCACGCGCAGTTCCGCACGAGCCGAAATGTCCAGTGGACATTTCGTGCGAGCAGGACTGTTTGAGCATGGCATGTATCTACCCACAATCATCCGACGTTTCTCAGGACTGTTTGAGCATGGCATATCCCTTAGCCAAGCCGTCGCCGGAGGATTGCCCCAATCACGATCCCAAGTATAGACAACAAAGCGGTTGTCGCAAGCCAGACGCCCCCCATGCCCATCCAAAATGCAGGAGGATACAGAGTAATAAGCAACGATTCATACGAAAACGTCCAGGTGCCGTCCGCGAAAAAGAGCGAATGAAACGCCGCAAAAAAGCTGTAGAAATCAACAAGCACCCATATGGCCAAGAGTGCGAATACCGTCAACACCCCTATGCCTGCCACCATACATACGCCGCCGAGTGCGCGCCGTCCAACCCGTACACCCACATGGGCGCAGGCGGCAACCGCCAAAAGCGCAATGATGATGAGTGCAATCCGCGCCACAACTACGACGCCATACACGTCGTCGAGGTGCGAAAGCGCATCGGCATCGAGCGTGTACGCTTCAGGGGCGGAGGCGAGCTCGTCAGGACTTGCTTCGGCATAGGGTGTTTCGGCACTCTTGTTGATAGCGTGCAGTTCGGAAAAGATCACATCGCGATCGTTTGATCCCACCGTATAGTCGCGCGTTGCGACGGCTGCCTGCACGAGTTCGTCGTGGGAGAAGGGCGTATCGGGATTATCCATTCCCGAAAAGGCATCTGCTAGCATTTCGGTTGTTTGCGGAAATGCCGCGCAGGCGGCAAATCCGGCCGCCACAAAGGTAATGGCAAGTGAGATGGCGGCCACGATTGCGGCCGCCTTGTCGATATATCTTTTCATGTCCCCGTCTCTCGTCATGCTCAAACTATGCTGGCTCTCTGTAAGGTAGGTCCTCTGCCCTTATCCTACAGAAAACCTTATTTCATCCACCTTACTCTCTGTCAACCCAAATGGTTGCGGCGGTCATGCCCTGCATGTCCTTCGAGATGGTGGGCAAGGGTCCCAAGCGACTAAACACTCCAGCGAACTCGCCATCATACAGGTAGAGGCCATTGAGGTTATTGTACAGTTCAGGTTCGCATGACACCTCTGCGTCGGTTACCTGGTCGATGCCGGCGTCTGGTGGCAGCGTTTCGGTCTTAAAAGGCCGTATGTAGCGCTGAACGATGAACGGATACCCCGCGCGTGAATTTGCAAACCTGTCAACGAGCTCTTCCCAGCGTTCTTGCGGTTGAGCGCATCCGGCGTACACCTCATCGGCGCCATAGTGGTCGGACGGTTTGATAATCCATTCGTCTTTATTTGCGCGAATTTGTTCCACGTTGATGTAGTTGTCGTCAAGAAACGCCGTCATGGGAACGGTTTCTTCGATGAATGAAATTTCATCGCCATCAAGAAACGCCGTTGTCCGCTCGTCGAACAGCACCTTGAAAATCTGCTTGTCGTGGACGATATGGCCGGCGAAACTGCCGATAAGCGCCACCTTTTCGGCACGTACGGCTTCTATGAGTTGTTGCGAGTCATCCCAGTAGTCAATGACGTCATTGGTAACGCAGCGCCTCCAAATGGCGTTGATGGGATTGCCCTCCACATCACGCAATACCTCACCGTCAAATTGCAGGTCGCGTACGTCGGCGACAATGCAGGCTACGCCGCGGTCTCGGAACAGTTCAGCGTAGATGTGAAACTCGTCGACCACGCCGTTTTCCAGATAGTCGCAGATAGCAATGCGTGGATTCTCAACGCGATGCTCATAGGTGGCATATATCTCCAAAAACGTATCCACCCATCGCTCAAACAGTTCGCACCCTTCCACCTGATGGCGGTTTGCGAATTCTTGGAAGGTGGCTGTGGTAAGAATTGAATTCGTGATTTCACGGTTTTCATTCATGCCTGACGATCCGTCGCCGTTGAATTCGCAGAATTTCATGCGATAGTCGTCCTCGTTCATGAAGGTGTCCACGCGTGCAAACGGCAAAACCGATTCGTAGCCGCGGGGCAGCAAAATGAGTTCTTCCAGTCGTGGGTTGAAGTCGAACGCGCGGCGATACTCGGGGTCGGCCAGGTAGTGTTCAATTACCTTGCAAAGAATTCGATGTGCCGTTTCGGCCGTATATTTCATAGCGCGGTAGGTTTCCGCGTTGAAAAGGCGGGGGACATACGAACACGCCACCACCTCATGATGAACGATGGCGGTGGAATGCTGCATGTAGTCGTAGGCAGCGCGACGTCCGACAATGTCGCCATCAAGCGAATCCATGATTTCGAAGTACTCGCGCGTGTAGTCTGCGTTGGTGGGCATGGGTGCTCTTTTCCGTCGGGGGCACGTTGGCTTTCAAGTGTACCATGAGCTTATGTGCGCCTTGTCTTTTTGTGGTGAGTAGATGTGAGCGTGCATCGCCCGTTGCTTTTGCGTTACTATAGCCAGGTTTGCGACTGAGGTCGCATGAGGCTATCCGTTTTATCGAGAGCCGGGGAAGAGAGTTGGCTCGAAGATCCCGGCACCAACCTGGCCGATGAGCCAAGGTGGTCCTGCCGACATCGATGAAGGAGGAACAGCAGTGTCCAACGCTACATCATCTTATTTGTTTACATCGGAATCCGTCACCGAGGGGCATCCCGACAAGGTGTGCGACCAAATTTCGGACGCGATTTTAGATGCCATCCTTGCCAAGGAAATTGAGCTGGCCGCGCAGGGCTACATTGCGCCCGACGGTCATCCGGCCGATCCGGCCCAGGTGCGCGTGGCGTGCGAAACCATGGCCATGACGGGCATGGTCATTGTCACGGGCGAAATTCGCACGCAGGCCTACGTGGACGTGCCTGCTATCGTGCGCGAAGTGTTGCGCGAAATTGGTTATGATCGCGCGAAGTACGGTTTCGACTGCGACACGTGCGGCGTGCTCAACGCCATTCACGATCAGAGCCCCGACATTGCACAAGGTGTCGATGAGTCGTGGGAGGCTCAGCATGGTCTCGCCGCCGAAGACGACCCGTACGAGCGTGTAGGCGCGGGCGATCAGGGCATGATGTTCGGGTATGCGTGCGACGAAACGCCTACGCTCATGCCGCTTCCCATTTATCTGGCGCACCGTCTGGCTGAACGGCTGACCGAGGTGCGCAAAGACGAAACGATGCCGGCGCTGCGTCCCGACGGCAAAACGCAGGTGTCGGTGCGCTATGAAAACGATCGCCCTGTGCATGTGGAAAAGGTGGTGGTGTCCACGCAGCATGCGGAAGATATCGAACATGAGGCGCTGCGTGCCCAGATCATCGCGAATGTGGTGGAACCTGTGCTTGCGCGCGAAGGAGTCTCGCTTGCGCCCGACGCTGAAATTCACGTGAATCCCACCGGTCGCTTCGTTATTGGCGGACCTATGGGCGACGCCGGTTTGACCGGACGCAAGATTATCGTGGACACCTATGGTGGTATGGGCCGTCATGGCGGAGGGGCGTTCAGCGGCAAGGACTGCACGAAGGTGGACCGCTCGGCCGCCTATGCCGCGCGTTGGGTGGCGAAAAACGTGGTGGCTGCGGGGCTTGCGCATCGCTGCGAGGTGCAGGTGGCCTATGCCATCGGTATGGCCAAACCGGTTTCGGTGATGATTGACACGTTTGGGACAAACGCGGTTCCCGAAACCGATATTCAAGCGGCCATCGACGCGGTGTTCGATTTGCGCCCCGGCGCGATCATCGACGAGCTGGATCTGCGTCGTCCAATCTATCAAAAGACTGCCGCCTACGGACACTTCGGTCGCGAACTTCCTGAATTTACCTGGGAGCAAACCAACAAAGCCGATGCCCTACGCAAGGCCTGTGGCTTGGTGTAAGTAAACGGCGTGTCGTCTTTACTTTGAGCTTTACATGGTTGGTATATACTGGATGGTATGAAACTTGCATCAGTCATCCTCGACATACCGACGCAAGCGCTTGACGCGCCCTATACCTATGCTGTGCCTGTAGACGACGGCGAAGGCGATCTGTCTATTGAGGTGGGATGCGCCGTGCTTGTTCCGTTCGGCGGGCGACGGGCGATAGGTTTTGTTATCGGTATCGGGGAGCATGCCGAGGGCGACTGGCCAGAAGGTCTTGATCCTGCGAAACTCAAAGGCATTGTGCGCGCGGTGAGTCGTCCGTATTTTGACGAGGAAGGCGCTGCGTGCGCGCGGTGGCTTTCGGAGCGCTATATTGCGCCGCTCTCGTCGTGTGTGCGTCTGTTTACGCCGCCCGGCGGCGTACCGCGTATGGTGCGTGCGCGTGAAGGGTACTGGCGACTTGAAGAGCCAGCGGTGGGCGAAGTGGACGACCGTTGGGTAGTGCCTGGGCCGGCGCTTGCGCAGTTCGAGCCGCGCAAAAACGCCGTAAAGCAAGCGTCCATTGTCGCTGCTGTGCGTCGCGGTGAATTGCGCGTAGCTGAATTGGCCGCTGAATTTGGCGCGGTGTCGGGACCTCTTAAAACCTTGGAGAAACAGGGCGTCGTGCGCATCGAGCATCGGCGCCGTATGCGTGGCATGCAACCGGGCGAGCCGCTTTCTGAACAGGCTGGCGGGTTTACTCCCAGCCCCAAGCCCCCGCTCACGTCCGGTCAGGCAAAGGCCCTTGCGGCCATCGACGCGGCACGGCAGCGCGCAGCGGGCGAGGTCGTGCTCGTAGATGGCGTCACCGGCTCGGGCAAAACCGAAGTGTACTTGCAGGCCATCGAAGCGGCGCTTGATGCGGGTCGTACGGCATGCGTGCTTGTGCCCGAAATTTCACTCACGCCGCAGACGGTAGGACGTTTCCGTGGACGCTTCGGCGATACGGTGGCAGTCATGCACTCGCGTATGAGCCAGGGCGAACGTTTCGACCAGTGGGATTTCATCCGCAGCGGTCAGGCACGCGTGGTCGTTGGAGCGAGAAGCGCCTTGTTTACTCCGCTTACAAACCTCGGCCTTATCGTCATCGATGAGGAACATGAAGGCTCCTATAAACAGGATAGTGCTCCACGCTACCACGCGCGCGACGTTGCGGTATGGATGGCGCGGCGCGCGGGAGCGGCGGTGGTGCTGGGGTCGGCCACGCCGTCCATCGAAACGTTGTATGCCTGTGCTAAGGATCCTACCTGGCATCAGGTGGCGCTCCCTGAACGCGCAAACGGCAAGCCTCTGCCCGAGGTACGTG encodes:
- the metK gene encoding methionine adenosyltransferase, with amino-acid sequence MSQGGPADIDEGGTAVSNATSSYLFTSESVTEGHPDKVCDQISDAILDAILAKEIELAAQGYIAPDGHPADPAQVRVACETMAMTGMVIVTGEIRTQAYVDVPAIVREVLREIGYDRAKYGFDCDTCGVLNAIHDQSPDIAQGVDESWEAQHGLAAEDDPYERVGAGDQGMMFGYACDETPTLMPLPIYLAHRLAERLTEVRKDETMPALRPDGKTQVSVRYENDRPVHVEKVVVSTQHAEDIEHEALRAQIIANVVEPVLAREGVSLAPDAEIHVNPTGRFVIGGPMGDAGLTGRKIIVDTYGGMGRHGGGAFSGKDCTKVDRSAAYAARWVAKNVVAAGLAHRCEVQVAYAIGMAKPVSVMIDTFGTNAVPETDIQAAIDAVFDLRPGAIIDELDLRRPIYQKTAAYGHFGRELPEFTWEQTNKADALRKACGLV
- the priA gene encoding primosomal protein N'; the protein is MKLASVILDIPTQALDAPYTYAVPVDDGEGDLSIEVGCAVLVPFGGRRAIGFVIGIGEHAEGDWPEGLDPAKLKGIVRAVSRPYFDEEGAACARWLSERYIAPLSSCVRLFTPPGGVPRMVRAREGYWRLEEPAVGEVDDRWVVPGPALAQFEPRKNAVKQASIVAAVRRGELRVAELAAEFGAVSGPLKTLEKQGVVRIEHRRRMRGMQPGEPLSEQAGGFTPSPKPPLTSGQAKALAAIDAARQRAAGEVVLVDGVTGSGKTEVYLQAIEAALDAGRTACVLVPEISLTPQTVGRFRGRFGDTVAVMHSRMSQGERFDQWDFIRSGQARVVVGARSALFTPLTNLGLIVIDEEHEGSYKQDSAPRYHARDVAVWMARRAGAAVVLGSATPSIETLYACAKDPTWHQVALPERANGKPLPEVRVVDMAKEFSAGSRSMFSGALSRALAEELSAGRKAVLLLNQRGFAKFLLCRECGFVPECPSCSTSLTYHERGNFLICHHCGYRVPAPSVCPECGSPYLKKFGAGTQRVEADLRVLLDETPGVGPDVPIVRMDADTTSGKGAHQRLLEEFAAADAAVLLGTQMIAKGLDFEDVTLVGVINADTMLKLPDYRAAERTFDLIEQVAGRAGRAELPGRVLVQTYEADAAPIRAAAAYDRALFLRDELPKRRLLGYPPYVSLANVLVWGKDEPEVRRVASGLQDELEKAVRDFGGEGWSVLPATPCVLAKLRGTYRWHIVVKAPIHADISSVLLPLFRHRKPEKDVNVAVDVDPDDLL